From a region of the Mobula birostris isolate sMobBir1 chromosome 28, sMobBir1.hap1, whole genome shotgun sequence genome:
- the LOC140189127 gene encoding uncharacterized protein: MFSCSECGKAFTRSSDLLAHQSVHTGGVLFTCLDCGKGFSESSGLLRHQRVHTGERPYTCPDCGKGFSQLSNLLRHQRVHTGERPFTCSLCGKGFTQSSYLLEHQRVHTGERPFTCSDCGKGFSRSSLLKEHQRVHTGERPFTCSDCGQGFTRSSDLLAHQSVHTGGVLFTCLDCGKGFSESSGLLRHQRVHTGERPFTCPDCGKGFSQLSNLLRHQRVHTGERPFTCSLCGKGFMQSSYLLAHQRVHTGERPFTCSHCGKGFTHSPHLKQHQQVHTGERPFTCSDCGKGFSRSCNLKVHQRVHTGERPFTCSDCGKGFNHSSHLKQHQRVHTGERPFTCSECGKGFSQSWHLMAHCQVHTGERPFTCSDCGKGFTQLSNLLAHQRVHTGEKPFTCSHCGKGFNHSASLQKHYGVHTGGKVQ, translated from the coding sequence gtgggaaggggttcTCAGAGTCATCCggtctactgagacaccagcgagttcacactggggagaggccgtacacctgcccagactgtgggaagggattcagtcagttatctaacctactgagacaccagcgagttcacactggggagagacctttcacctgctcactttgtgggaaaggattcactcagtcatcttacCTACTGGaacaccagcgggttcacactggggagaggccgttcacctgctcggactgtgggaagggcttcAGTCGCTCGTCTCTcctgaaggaacatcagagagttcacactggggagaggcccttcacctgctcggactgtggccagggattcactcgatcatctgacctgttggctcaccagtcagttcacacaggagGGGTgctgttcacctgcttggactgtgggaaggggttcTCAGAGTCATCCggtctactgagacaccagcgagttcacactggggagaggccgttcacctgcccagactgtggcaagggattcagtcagttatctaacctactgagacaccagcgagttcacactggggagagacctttCACCTGCTCACTTTGTGGGAAGGGGTTCATGCAATCATCTTACCTACTGGCCCACCAGCGGGTTCACacgggggagaggccgttcacctgctcacattgtgggaaaggattcactcactcacctcacctgaagcagcaccagcaagttcacactggggagaggccgttcacctgctcagactgtgggaaggggttcagtCGATCATGtaacctgaaggtacatcagcgagttcacactggggagaggccgttcacctgctccgactgtgggaaaggattcaatcACTCATCCCACCTGAAGCaacaccagcgggttcacactggggagaggccattcacctgctcggaatgTGGGAAGGGCTTCAGTCAGTCGTGGCACCTCATGGCACACTgtcaagttcacactggggagaggccgttcacctgctcagactgtgggaagggattcactcagttatcaaACTTGTTGGCCCACCAGcgcgttcacactggggagaagcctttcacctgctcacattgtgggaagggattcaatcatTCAGCCAGCCTCCAGAAACACTACGGAGTTCACACTGGGGGAAAAGTTCAATAA